One region of Mycobacterium riyadhense genomic DNA includes:
- a CDS encoding xanthine dehydrogenase family protein molybdopterin-binding subunit has translation MTHAFAAAQVVSGQPIARVDGPRKVTGAAPYAADNQIPGLVYGALVCSTVACGDIEHIDVGAALRQRDVLRVLTDFAEVKLSFDARKISFFGQPLAMVVATTPEAAAHGAALVHVRYSSRPSLTDIDAPQAISQTGRYNREYVRGNPEQALGNAAVVTDLHFSIARNNHNPMEMPATIAMWDGDRLTVWDKVQSISSVRQTYAEAMHVPEENVRLISPFVGGAFGSASQTWPHQLLTAFAARQVRRPVKLVLTRKQMYNGIGYRPTSRQRMVIGADRSGRIDAMIHEGRTETARYRLYEDSLVRNARFLYRVLNMRSSYRVVPLDVNLPTFMRGPGAVSGAVALECGMDDLAHQLGIDPIELRLRNEPDIDQTNAMPFSTRRLTECLSQGAAAFGWHRRNPVPGATRDGNQLVGIGMAVAAYHTYRSVCSAVARVLADGTAEVQSGTSDMGPGTYTSMTQVAADALGMPLRRVRFALGDSRFPPAPPHSASRTMASVGSAVFTAGNMLRDKFIRTAVTDPGSPLNGLRPEDVAVADGRMFSTISTAGPERAESYQDLLRRRGWPWLESVQTWIPDDAQDRYSTYAYGAVFAEVAVDALLATVRIRRMYACYDAGRVINPRLAHSQAIGGMVGGIGMALLEATQLDHRDGRIVNANLSDYLVPVNADAPELDATFLTAEDTAADPLGVKGLGELVIVGVPAAIANAVFNATGRRVTDLPITVEKLL, from the coding sequence GTGACGCACGCATTTGCCGCCGCGCAGGTTGTCTCCGGTCAGCCGATTGCCCGGGTCGATGGTCCGCGGAAGGTGACCGGTGCAGCCCCCTACGCGGCCGACAACCAGATTCCGGGTTTGGTGTACGGCGCACTGGTGTGCAGCACGGTCGCCTGCGGCGACATCGAACACATCGATGTTGGTGCCGCGCTGCGGCAGCGTGACGTGCTTCGCGTGCTGACCGACTTCGCCGAGGTCAAATTGTCCTTCGACGCGCGCAAGATTTCCTTCTTCGGACAGCCGCTCGCGATGGTGGTGGCCACGACACCCGAGGCGGCGGCCCACGGTGCCGCGCTGGTCCATGTCCGCTACTCGAGCCGACCGTCGTTGACGGACATCGATGCCCCGCAAGCTATTTCGCAAACCGGTCGCTACAATCGCGAGTACGTCCGAGGCAACCCGGAGCAGGCACTGGGCAACGCAGCGGTGGTCACGGACCTCCATTTCAGCATCGCGCGAAACAATCACAATCCCATGGAAATGCCTGCAACCATTGCTATGTGGGATGGCGACCGGCTGACAGTCTGGGACAAGGTCCAGAGCATCAGCTCGGTGCGGCAAACCTATGCCGAGGCGATGCATGTCCCGGAAGAAAACGTACGGCTGATCTCGCCGTTCGTCGGCGGTGCATTCGGCAGTGCCAGCCAGACCTGGCCGCATCAATTGCTGACCGCATTTGCCGCTCGCCAGGTGCGACGACCCGTCAAGCTGGTGCTGACCCGTAAGCAGATGTACAACGGAATCGGATACCGACCTACCAGCCGCCAGCGCATGGTGATTGGGGCGGACCGATCCGGGCGGATCGACGCCATGATTCACGAGGGCCGCACGGAGACAGCCAGATACAGGCTCTATGAGGACTCACTCGTCCGCAATGCGCGGTTCCTGTATCGCGTCCTGAATATGCGATCGTCGTATCGCGTTGTGCCACTTGATGTCAACCTGCCGACCTTCATGCGGGGACCCGGGGCGGTCAGCGGTGCGGTTGCGCTGGAGTGCGGCATGGACGATCTCGCCCACCAGCTAGGCATTGACCCAATCGAATTACGGTTGCGCAACGAACCCGATATCGACCAGACCAATGCGATGCCGTTTTCCACAAGGCGGCTCACCGAGTGCCTTAGCCAGGGTGCGGCGGCGTTCGGGTGGCACCGGCGGAACCCTGTGCCCGGCGCCACCCGCGATGGGAACCAACTAGTTGGAATCGGGATGGCCGTTGCCGCCTATCACACGTATCGTAGTGTATGTAGTGCTGTCGCAAGGGTTTTGGCCGATGGCACCGCCGAGGTGCAAAGCGGAACCAGCGACATGGGACCGGGTACGTATACGTCGATGACGCAGGTCGCAGCGGACGCCCTCGGGATGCCCTTGAGGCGAGTGCGATTCGCTCTGGGCGACAGCAGATTCCCGCCGGCGCCGCCGCATTCGGCGTCTCGGACCATGGCCAGTGTGGGTTCTGCGGTGTTCACCGCCGGGAATATGCTGCGCGACAAGTTCATTCGAACGGCCGTCACCGACCCGGGATCACCACTGAACGGTTTGCGCCCCGAGGACGTGGCGGTCGCCGACGGCCGCATGTTCTCCACCATCTCCACGGCCGGACCAGAGCGCGCAGAGTCGTACCAGGATCTCTTGCGTCGACGCGGCTGGCCGTGGCTGGAGTCTGTACAGACATGGATACCCGACGATGCCCAGGACCGATACTCGACGTACGCCTATGGAGCCGTATTCGCTGAAGTCGCCGTCGATGCGCTACTCGCGACAGTGCGGATCCGCCGCATGTATGCCTGTTACGACGCGGGCCGGGTGATCAATCCCAGGCTCGCGCACAGTCAGGCGATCGGCGGCATGGTCGGCGGGATCGGGATGGCGCTCTTGGAAGCAACCCAACTGGATCATCGCGACGGCCGAATCGTCAACGCCAATCTGTCCGATTACCTGGTTCCGGTCAACGCCGATGCCCCAGAGCTGGACGCAACCTTCTTGACTGCCGAAGATACGGCCGCCGATCCGCTCGGAGTCAAGGGACTCGGTGAGTTGGTGATCGTCGGGGTGCCGGCGGCGATCGCTAACGCGGTATTCAATGCCACCGGAAGACGCGTGACTGATCTGCCCATTACAGTGGAGAAGTTGCTGTGA
- a CDS encoding MbtH family protein has translation MSVNPFDDDNGTFFVLINDEEQHSLWPTFAEIPEGWRVVYGEAQRDACLTYIDENWTDIRPKSLREKLAQRRTAEA, from the coding sequence ATGAGCGTAAACCCGTTCGATGACGACAATGGCACCTTCTTCGTCCTGATCAACGATGAGGAACAGCACAGCCTATGGCCAACTTTTGCCGAGATTCCGGAGGGCTGGCGAGTGGTCTATGGCGAGGCTCAGCGCGATGCCTGCCTGACCTACATCGATGAGAATTGGACCGACATTCGGCCGAAGAGTTTGCGTGAGAAGCTGGCGCAACGTCGGACCGCTGAGGCATAA
- a CDS encoding (2Fe-2S)-binding protein, which translates to MDDRPGLRLNRRKFVGASAALGGAVAAVTTVAGSDRTEHDQSHTTVIHAEINGEHRQITVDNRTSLLDMLRERAGLPGTKKGCDQGACGSCTVLVDGRRINSCLTLAVMHDGARITTIEGLAEHGRLHPLQQAFIDEDAFQCGYCTPGQIMSGIGCIAEGHAGSPAEIREWMSGNICRCGAYTNIVNAVATAARNL; encoded by the coding sequence GTGGACGACCGACCCGGGCTTCGGCTCAACCGCAGAAAATTCGTGGGCGCGTCCGCCGCCTTGGGCGGCGCCGTCGCCGCCGTCACTACGGTCGCCGGATCTGACCGCACCGAACATGACCAAAGCCATACCACTGTCATCCACGCCGAGATCAACGGCGAGCATCGCCAAATCACCGTCGACAACCGGACTTCGCTGCTGGACATGCTGCGCGAGCGGGCGGGACTACCCGGAACGAAGAAGGGCTGCGACCAGGGCGCGTGCGGGTCGTGCACGGTGCTGGTCGATGGTCGGCGGATCAACTCCTGCCTGACCCTGGCAGTAATGCACGACGGGGCGCGGATCACCACCATTGAAGGCTTGGCCGAACACGGCCGACTCCATCCCCTACAACAGGCATTCATCGACGAGGACGCGTTCCAGTGCGGTTACTGCACGCCCGGCCAAATCATGTCCGGTATCGGGTGTATCGCTGAAGGGCACGCGGGTTCTCCGGCGGAAATACGAGAGTGGATGAGCGGCAACATTTGTCGCTGCGGCGCCTACACCAACATCGTCAACGCAGTCGCGACGGCCGCGCGGAACCTTTAG
- a CDS encoding FAD-dependent oxidoreductase: MTRRCVVIAGLGDVGILAAIRLSPDFDVVGISVKPALVSGQELGVRLSRPDDWARDYWIPFDRFRRLDRVRTVQATLTGVDLTARTVFGRSDDGATIAEKYDALVISTGVSNGFWRRPTLQSAAEIGADLHAAHARVAAAESVIVVGGGAAAITSAANMATTWPDKRIDLYFPGERALGAYHPRIWKRIHSRLTGLGVGVHPGHRAVVATDFTGNQITSEPVRWSTGQPPAAAEAVLWAIGRVQPNSDWLPPELLDERGFVRVTPELRVPGQRRVFAVGDIAATDPQRSSARNGGDALVAHNIRAEFAGRRLRALRTPGRRWGSLLGIQPDGLEVFLPTGQAFRLPSWSVEWVVMPWIVRWGMYRGVRENHPLR; the protein is encoded by the coding sequence ATGACCCGCAGGTGCGTTGTCATCGCGGGACTGGGCGACGTGGGCATCTTGGCCGCGATCCGGCTGTCCCCGGACTTCGACGTCGTCGGGATTTCCGTGAAACCCGCGTTGGTCAGCGGTCAAGAACTTGGCGTACGCCTATCGCGCCCCGATGATTGGGCCCGCGATTACTGGATTCCGTTCGACAGATTTCGGCGTTTGGATCGGGTGCGCACGGTTCAGGCGACGCTGACGGGCGTGGACCTCACGGCCCGAACCGTATTCGGTCGTAGCGACGATGGCGCAACGATCGCCGAAAAGTATGACGCGCTGGTCATCTCGACGGGCGTCAGCAACGGCTTCTGGCGCCGGCCGACGCTGCAGTCGGCGGCTGAGATCGGCGCGGACCTACACGCCGCTCATGCGCGGGTGGCCGCCGCCGAGTCGGTGATCGTCGTGGGTGGCGGCGCGGCAGCGATCACCAGCGCCGCCAACATGGCTACTACCTGGCCGGACAAGCGGATCGATCTGTACTTCCCCGGCGAGCGCGCGTTGGGCGCCTATCACCCGCGGATATGGAAACGCATCCACAGCCGACTGACCGGTCTGGGCGTCGGCGTCCACCCAGGTCACCGTGCTGTCGTCGCAACGGACTTCACAGGCAACCAGATCACCAGCGAGCCGGTCCGGTGGAGCACCGGACAACCACCCGCCGCCGCCGAAGCTGTGCTGTGGGCTATTGGGCGGGTGCAGCCCAATAGCGATTGGCTGCCGCCGGAGCTGCTCGATGAGCGTGGGTTCGTTCGCGTGACGCCCGAACTGCGGGTGCCCGGTCAACGTAGGGTCTTCGCCGTTGGGGACATCGCGGCGACCGACCCGCAGCGTAGCTCCGCGCGCAACGGTGGGGATGCGTTGGTGGCGCACAACATCCGCGCCGAGTTCGCGGGTCGACGGCTGCGCGCCTTGCGAACACCCGGCCGGCGGTGGGGTTCGCTACTGGGGATACAGCCAGACGGGCTGGAGGTCTTCCTGCCCACCGGCCAAGCGTTCCGGTTGCCGTCGTGGTCGGTCGAATGGGTGGTAATGCCGTGGATCGTTCGATGGGGCATGTATCGAGGAGTGCGAGAAAACCACCCACTTCGATGA
- a CDS encoding integrase catalytic domain-containing protein: MGLTMSQRKAVTKAIASRYARADKAGKGRILDELCATTGWHRNHARKALKAALRPKLVKPRSPRAPKYGPKVVAALVFCWAVLGMPAGKRLAPVLGELVAILRQFGELVIDDDTAALLVGMSAATIDRRLAPERRRYQLKGRSTTKPGTLLKSQIPVRTWADWDDARPGFVEIDLVSHDGGNAAGEHAWTLTVTDIATGWTENRSVPNKARKWVLAALDDIAKSMPFPILGVDSDNGGEFINSHLLAWCEKRRITFTRSRPGNKNDGCHVEQKNWAIVRIVVGYHRYDTQAELLLLNKIWILQSKLTNYFYPQQKLVSKVRVGAKVSKKYDQAATPYRRAEAHETISTEDKAILADTYIRINPAAVQRQIQALTSELLAITTSKAAPKTKAPVEPAPTRASVDESTNQTSRAS, translated from the coding sequence ATGGGACTGACGATGAGTCAACGCAAGGCCGTGACGAAGGCGATCGCGAGCCGTTACGCGCGGGCGGACAAGGCTGGCAAGGGCCGGATTCTCGACGAGTTGTGCGCCACCACGGGATGGCATCGCAATCATGCCCGCAAGGCACTTAAGGCGGCGTTGCGGCCAAAGCTGGTCAAGCCCCGGTCACCGCGTGCACCGAAGTATGGACCGAAAGTCGTTGCAGCGCTGGTCTTCTGCTGGGCAGTTCTGGGCATGCCTGCGGGTAAGCGGCTGGCGCCGGTGCTGGGCGAGCTGGTGGCGATTTTGCGGCAGTTTGGTGAGCTGGTCATCGATGACGACACCGCCGCGCTGCTGGTGGGCATGTCCGCGGCCACCATCGACCGCCGCCTGGCACCCGAGCGGCGCCGCTACCAGCTTAAGGGCCGCAGCACCACCAAGCCCGGGACGTTGTTGAAGTCTCAGATCCCGGTACGCACCTGGGCGGACTGGGACGACGCGCGACCGGGGTTTGTCGAGATCGACCTGGTGTCCCACGACGGCGGTAATGCCGCTGGTGAGCACGCCTGGACCTTGACCGTCACCGACATCGCTACCGGCTGGACCGAGAACCGCAGCGTGCCCAACAAGGCCCGCAAATGGGTGCTGGCCGCACTCGATGACATCGCCAAGAGCATGCCGTTTCCGATCCTCGGCGTGGACAGCGACAATGGCGGGGAGTTCATCAATAGCCATCTGCTGGCGTGGTGTGAGAAACGCCGGATCACCTTCACCCGCTCGCGGCCGGGCAACAAAAACGACGGCTGCCATGTCGAGCAGAAGAACTGGGCGATCGTGCGCATCGTGGTGGGCTACCACCGCTACGACACGCAAGCAGAACTGTTGCTGCTCAACAAGATCTGGATCCTGCAGTCGAAGCTGACCAACTACTTCTACCCGCAACAAAAGCTGGTGTCGAAAGTCCGGGTTGGTGCAAAGGTCTCCAAGAAATACGACCAAGCGGCCACGCCGTACCGCCGTGCCGAGGCCCACGAGACCATCAGCACCGAGGACAAGGCGATCCTGGCCGACACCTACATCCGCATCAACCCCGCCGCCGTGCAACGTCAGATCCAGGCCCTCACCTCCGAGCTACTCGCGATCACCACCAGCAAGGCCGCACCGAAGACCAAGGCCCCAGTCGAGCCCGCTCCCACGCGCGCATCCGTAGATGAGTCAACGAATCAAACTTCGCGCGCATCTTGA
- a CDS encoding AfsR/SARP family transcriptional regulator, with amino-acid sequence MTVEFRLFGGTRVFVDGRRLDIGPARQRCVLVALLVDVNRPVLLDQLVDRVWSDRPPHRARNTLAVYVHRLRNLLADAEHVTISRDLGGYVLAADPLTVDLHRFRSLVAQARASSDPHQAADLFDRALAIWSGEPFVLLNTPWINNLRTALQAERVSVELDRNDAALRIGRHDVLLVELAVAQATHPLDERLAGQLMLAQYRCGRQGEALETYRRIRERLVEELGVDPGPALRQVHQQILAGETAAPTATRAAKSVDQVLTHPLTERRHSGMLRRATSFVGHEHELRQITDALRMGPLVTLTGVGGVGKTRLAVEVARREQNRFGEGVWICELGPLDHGNAIGSVVAAVGRVWRQQGLDLEESVIEYLRTHQVLLLLDNCEHVLEAAAGLVVRIVQSCPRVSVLATSRQPLGVEGEQIVVVPPLPAADAIRLFADRAKAGRPDFTLDDQPAGVVAEICSRVDCLPLGVELAAARMRMMSTLDLARRLDDLRLLDGSVHGAHPRQQSLAATIAWSYQLLTETEQALFARLSVFAGTFDLEAAHRVCGADGAAERDTLKLLSGLVDKSMVVVRNVTDRTRYGVLETLRAFGRERLQESGIETQTAMRHAVYFAELAERAGAGMQSPEEQDWVERVLPDYDNLRAAFDRAMDEHDTGVALRLGAATPEFLGWRIGYEEAALAERVIAVADPDHPLFPAVVGAAARVAWNHADFAHAKSLAALARGRRPLRGTARVVYPTDVLADIALFEGDVQGAAAYWEGEAARARRDADPIRLGWTLYLSTICQALLGDPDTALSSAQEAVQVADSTSNPTTQALAYFALGYLLRRSEPERALGLFDDAARLAAEVQNFWVYGTALMGAAATRAVHGEPRAAAQMLIAVLDHWDRFGDVTEQWVALRYVTRLLFRLGSHHDAAFLHCALVNVGKPSPLTPSQLDVVVDGLGSAGLDAVSAPTCSAAVFARARSSLQWHVEHAPQPCDQGI; translated from the coding sequence TTGACGGTCGAGTTCAGGTTGTTCGGTGGCACCCGAGTCTTCGTTGACGGGCGGCGACTGGATATCGGCCCTGCCCGCCAGCGGTGCGTTCTAGTCGCCCTGTTGGTCGACGTTAACCGTCCAGTCCTACTGGATCAGTTGGTCGATCGGGTGTGGTCGGATCGGCCGCCACATCGTGCCCGAAACACTCTGGCGGTGTACGTACATCGGTTGCGAAATCTGCTCGCCGACGCCGAGCATGTGACGATTTCGCGCGATCTCGGAGGATATGTCCTCGCGGCCGACCCGCTAACGGTGGATCTGCACCGCTTCAGGTCTCTCGTCGCCCAGGCCCGGGCCAGCTCTGATCCGCACCAGGCCGCAGACTTGTTCGACCGCGCGCTGGCGATTTGGTCCGGTGAGCCTTTCGTGTTGCTCAACACGCCGTGGATCAACAACCTCCGCACCGCGCTACAGGCGGAGCGGGTTTCGGTAGAGCTGGATCGCAACGATGCCGCATTGCGCATTGGTAGACATGACGTGCTGCTGGTCGAGTTAGCCGTGGCCCAGGCCACCCACCCATTGGATGAACGCCTGGCCGGGCAATTGATGCTGGCCCAGTACCGCTGTGGCCGGCAGGGCGAGGCTCTGGAAACCTACCGCCGGATACGGGAGCGGCTCGTCGAGGAGCTTGGCGTTGACCCAGGGCCCGCGCTGCGGCAGGTGCACCAGCAGATACTCGCCGGCGAGACCGCCGCGCCCACAGCTACCCGGGCTGCAAAGTCAGTCGATCAGGTGTTGACGCACCCGCTTACCGAACGCCGACATTCGGGCATGTTGCGACGCGCGACCAGCTTTGTCGGCCACGAACACGAGTTGCGGCAGATCACCGACGCGCTGCGCATGGGCCCGTTGGTGACGCTCACCGGGGTTGGCGGTGTGGGCAAGACGCGGCTAGCCGTGGAGGTCGCACGGCGCGAACAGAACCGGTTCGGCGAGGGGGTCTGGATCTGCGAGCTGGGGCCACTAGACCATGGCAACGCCATCGGCTCCGTTGTTGCGGCAGTGGGCCGCGTGTGGCGACAACAGGGCCTGGATCTCGAGGAATCGGTGATCGAATACCTCCGGACGCACCAGGTCCTATTGTTGCTCGACAACTGCGAACACGTCTTGGAAGCGGCCGCGGGATTGGTGGTCCGGATCGTTCAAAGCTGTCCGCGCGTGTCGGTGCTGGCGACTAGTAGGCAACCGCTCGGCGTTGAGGGTGAGCAAATCGTCGTCGTGCCGCCACTGCCCGCGGCAGACGCGATTCGATTGTTCGCCGACCGGGCTAAGGCCGGCAGACCGGACTTCACCCTGGACGACCAACCCGCCGGCGTCGTCGCCGAGATCTGTTCCCGGGTGGATTGCCTGCCTCTTGGCGTCGAGCTTGCGGCAGCACGGATGCGGATGATGAGCACCCTTGACCTGGCGCGCCGTTTGGACGATTTGCGTCTGTTGGACGGGTCGGTGCATGGAGCCCACCCGCGGCAACAGAGTTTGGCCGCGACGATCGCTTGGTCATACCAACTGCTCACCGAAACCGAGCAAGCGCTTTTCGCGCGGCTTTCGGTTTTCGCCGGCACCTTTGACCTTGAAGCTGCCCACCGAGTGTGCGGTGCGGACGGGGCCGCCGAGCGAGACACCCTCAAGTTGCTTTCCGGTCTGGTCGACAAGTCGATGGTGGTCGTCCGCAATGTCACCGACCGGACCCGCTACGGCGTGTTGGAAACACTGCGCGCGTTCGGGCGAGAGCGCTTGCAAGAGAGTGGAATTGAAACACAAACCGCGATGCGGCATGCGGTCTACTTCGCCGAACTGGCCGAGCGGGCGGGGGCCGGCATGCAAAGCCCCGAGGAACAGGACTGGGTGGAGCGCGTGCTGCCCGACTACGACAATCTGCGCGCGGCTTTCGACCGTGCGATGGACGAGCACGACACGGGTGTGGCGCTGCGATTGGGTGCGGCAACGCCCGAGTTCCTGGGTTGGCGCATCGGCTATGAGGAGGCAGCTCTGGCCGAGCGAGTTATCGCTGTCGCCGATCCCGATCATCCGTTGTTTCCCGCTGTCGTCGGGGCGGCCGCCCGGGTCGCGTGGAATCACGCCGACTTTGCGCACGCAAAGTCGCTGGCGGCCTTGGCGCGGGGGCGACGCCCACTTCGAGGCACCGCACGTGTGGTCTACCCCACGGATGTGCTGGCCGACATTGCGCTCTTCGAGGGTGACGTCCAGGGAGCTGCGGCCTACTGGGAAGGCGAGGCAGCGCGCGCCCGACGAGACGCCGACCCCATAAGGCTCGGGTGGACGCTCTATCTATCCACGATCTGTCAGGCGCTGCTGGGGGATCCCGACACCGCCCTATCGTCGGCGCAGGAGGCGGTGCAGGTAGCAGACAGTACGTCAAACCCGACGACACAGGCGTTGGCTTACTTTGCGCTTGGCTATCTGCTGCGAAGGTCCGAACCCGAGCGAGCGCTGGGCTTGTTCGACGACGCGGCACGGCTGGCCGCGGAGGTCCAGAACTTTTGGGTGTACGGCACCGCCCTGATGGGAGCCGCGGCGACCCGTGCCGTGCACGGCGAACCGCGAGCGGCGGCGCAGATGTTGATCGCGGTCCTTGACCATTGGGACCGGTTCGGCGATGTGACCGAGCAGTGGGTTGCCCTACGTTACGTCACGCGGTTGTTGTTCCGGCTCGGCAGCCACCACGATGCTGCTTTTCTGCACTGCGCTCTGGTGAACGTGGGCAAACCGTCGCCGTTGACCCCGTCCCAGTTGGATGTTGTCGTGGACGGGCTGGGCTCCGCGGGCCTCGACGCCGTCAGTGCGCCGACCTGTAGCGCTGCGGTTTTCGCGCGGGCACGGTCAAGCCTGCAATGGCATGTCGAACACGCCCCCCAGCCCTGTGACCAGGGAATTTAA
- a CDS encoding FAD binding domain-containing protein, which yields MFPFRYTKAADEQSALRAGAAGARYIAGGTMLVDLMRETVERPDAVVDINGLPYTSIDVQPGRIRIGSLVRISELGAHPVVERRVPMISQAIILTASAQLRNMASVGGNLLQRTRCGYFRDVSAPCNRRAAGTGCSAIEGRNRTNAILGTSQHCVATHPSDLAVALVALDAVVVTRQVSGERRIPIAELFRRPGDSPEREHNLRPGELIVAIDVPIGPEARRSGYFKVRDRASYQFALASAAVALDIAAGVIRSARVAVGGVATVPWRLPAVEGALRGQPATADVFRRVAELAADGATPLRENGFKVELVKRVVERQLTTVAALP from the coding sequence GTGTTCCCGTTCCGCTACACCAAGGCCGCCGACGAGCAGTCGGCGTTGCGGGCGGGGGCAGCGGGAGCTCGTTACATCGCCGGCGGCACCATGCTGGTCGACCTGATGCGCGAAACCGTCGAACGTCCCGATGCGGTGGTCGACATCAACGGCCTGCCCTATACGTCGATCGACGTGCAGCCTGGAAGAATCCGCATCGGATCCTTGGTGCGAATCTCCGAACTTGGCGCGCATCCTGTCGTCGAGCGACGAGTTCCCATGATCAGTCAGGCCATCATTCTCACTGCCTCCGCTCAGCTGCGCAACATGGCGTCAGTCGGCGGCAACCTATTGCAACGCACGAGATGCGGGTATTTCCGCGACGTGTCGGCGCCGTGCAATCGACGTGCCGCGGGCACGGGCTGCTCGGCAATCGAAGGGCGTAACCGCACGAACGCAATCCTTGGCACGAGTCAACACTGCGTCGCGACCCACCCGTCAGACCTTGCGGTCGCGCTGGTGGCGTTGGATGCAGTGGTGGTGACGCGACAAGTCTCTGGGGAACGGCGAATTCCGATTGCGGAACTCTTCCGGCGACCAGGCGACTCACCTGAGCGGGAGCACAACCTTCGCCCGGGCGAGCTGATCGTCGCGATCGACGTGCCGATCGGGCCCGAGGCCCGTCGGTCCGGCTACTTCAAGGTGCGCGACCGTGCGTCCTATCAGTTCGCACTGGCCTCAGCGGCTGTCGCCCTCGACATTGCCGCCGGTGTCATACGCAGCGCAAGGGTCGCCGTCGGCGGGGTTGCCACTGTGCCGTGGCGGTTGCCGGCCGTCGAAGGCGCACTCCGGGGCCAGCCGGCCACCGCCGACGTGTTCCGCCGTGTCGCCGAACTTGCCGCGGACGGGGCAACGCCTCTGCGCGAGAACGGTTTCAAGGTCGAGCTGGTTAAGCGGGTTGTTGAGCGACAATTGACCACCGTGGCGGCCCTACCATGA
- a CDS encoding chorismate--pyruvate lyase family protein: MIVDATNAKITNVFDAAARTAGDRKSPCRNPLRKRPVRRRFLAAEEVRELSRDLRMLIATNGTLTGILGIVIDDDIDVEIVEQQSPSTAPETAYSERSIGGSMQRRFLLKGRCSGNPFVAVEALIAVDLLPPALVTSLMTTHRPLCELMISNGVESYRETAKVWMGKLPTWAASGSCQDSGPTVGRQYRTFIGGKPALIITEYFPLHAFSD, from the coding sequence ATGATAGTTGACGCCACCAATGCCAAAATCACCAACGTCTTCGATGCCGCGGCCCGCACCGCTGGCGATCGCAAGTCACCATGTCGCAACCCGCTGCGCAAGCGCCCCGTGAGGCGGCGCTTTCTGGCTGCGGAGGAAGTGCGTGAGCTTAGTCGTGACCTCCGCATGCTCATTGCAACCAATGGAACTCTCACCGGGATTCTCGGCATTGTGATCGACGACGACATCGACGTCGAGATAGTTGAGCAGCAGAGCCCTTCCACCGCACCGGAAACCGCTTATTCTGAGCGATCGATCGGCGGATCCATGCAACGCAGATTCTTACTCAAGGGAAGGTGCTCGGGTAACCCGTTCGTAGCTGTCGAGGCGTTGATCGCGGTCGATCTTCTGCCGCCCGCGCTCGTGACGAGTTTGATGACAACGCATCGCCCTCTTTGCGAGTTGATGATAAGCAACGGTGTCGAGTCTTATCGAGAGACAGCCAAGGTCTGGATGGGAAAACTGCCGACGTGGGCTGCATCTGGTAGCTGTCAGGATTCAGGTCCGACGGTCGGCCGTCAGTACCGGACATTTATCGGAGGCAAACCGGCCCTGATCATCACTGAATACTTCCCACTACACGCATTCTCGGATTAA
- a CDS encoding TetR/AcrR family transcriptional regulator, whose protein sequence is MVSPRLYHPDLVIDCVEALVAKAGLEALTIRSLTRATGFSNGGIYRTFGSRGGLVGRMWIRAEGRYLQLLRSQIARANNPFDAVLAAAEASIHYPRLYPKSAAVLFTVRREEILSQPMSKEVGDQLRALGHELSEITSQLAIDLWNRCDAEALDLVAVCIHDLPKWIALRNMGFAKPIAGEYLRSAVRAVLDVGPPPLAYERASQLNGSSALHPSVTGCRQRVSCL, encoded by the coding sequence GTGGTAAGTCCCCGGTTATACCATCCCGACCTCGTCATCGACTGTGTCGAGGCTCTTGTCGCCAAGGCGGGGTTAGAAGCTTTGACAATCCGGAGCCTGACAAGGGCGACCGGTTTTTCCAACGGCGGGATCTACCGTACGTTCGGGTCGCGGGGCGGGCTCGTCGGCCGAATGTGGATTCGCGCGGAGGGCCGATACCTGCAACTGCTGAGAAGCCAGATTGCGCGGGCCAACAACCCTTTTGACGCGGTGCTCGCGGCCGCGGAGGCTTCGATTCACTACCCGCGGTTGTATCCCAAGTCAGCGGCGGTCCTGTTTACCGTGCGGCGCGAAGAGATATTGAGTCAGCCGATGTCAAAAGAGGTCGGTGACCAACTACGTGCTCTGGGCCATGAGCTCTCCGAAATCACGTCTCAGCTAGCGATCGATCTGTGGAATCGTTGCGATGCCGAGGCGCTCGACCTGGTGGCGGTCTGCATCCATGATCTCCCGAAGTGGATTGCCTTGCGGAACATGGGGTTTGCAAAACCCATCGCGGGCGAATATCTGCGCAGTGCGGTACGGGCAGTCTTGGACGTCGGGCCACCGCCATTAGCGTATGAGCGGGCATCCCAACTCAACGGGAGCAGCGCACTACATCCGTCGGTGACGGGCTGCCGCCAGCGTGTCAGCTGCCTGTAG